A genomic segment from Uranotaenia lowii strain MFRU-FL unplaced genomic scaffold, ASM2978415v1 HiC_scaffold_57, whole genome shotgun sequence encodes:
- the LOC129760313 gene encoding splicing factor 45: MALYDDLDTKQGPDKVAGWSSGIKLLQTQLQAKAKASQPIIPSRNALLRKPALIPHLKQKKDGIDLFNLPSSSGNTVDKSRPVIIQTKSIPEASSSGTSIDAYSWDVVDEYDPLWPNDYEKLTKDRKAKEPPKPPTNNYNRNRREYKRGINLSKMHNNNDDGPGSKKSGFAGRPTSDDEEEFQPSGNRSSGAAIAPPSSLQESTAQIPDGVKMSQLTAYGGSSVAAKIMAKYGFKDGQGLGKQEQGMSMALQVEKTSKRGGRILHEKDIAMPPPEAIPAAAAQPGTSTTPPPAGEPSITEIMKSPSKVVLLRNMVGPGDVDDDLEPEVKDECNTKYGDVVTVVINEIPNVAPEESVRIFVEFKRMESAIKAVVDLNGRFFGGRQVRAGFYSQERFENMDLL, translated from the exons atgGCACTCTACGACGATCTGGATACCAAGCAGGGCCCCGACAAGGTGGCCGGGTGGTCATCCGGCATCAAGCTACTCCAAACGCAACTGCAGGCCAAAGCAAAAGCCAGCCAACCCATCATTCCTTCTAGAAATGCTTTGTTGAGGAAACCG GCTTTGATTCCACACCTAAAGCAGAAAAAAGACGGTATAGATTTATTTAATCTTCCCTCATCGAGCGGTAACACGGTTGACAAATCACGACCGGTGATTATTCAGACTAAATCAATCCCCGAAGCCAGTTCATCGGGTACTTCGATCGATGCCTACAGCTGGGATGTGGTGGACGAGTACGATCCGCTGTGGCCAAATGACTACGAGAAGCTTACCAAGGATCGGAAGGCGAAGGAACCCCCGAAACCACCGACCAACAACTATAATCGCAATCGGCGGGAGTACAAGCGGGGAATTAATTTGAGCAAAATGCACAACAACAATGACGATGGTCCGGGTTCGAAAAAAAGTGGCTTTGCCGGGCGGCCAACGTCGGACGATGAAGAAGAATTCCAACCGAGTGGAAATCGATCCTCCGGGGCGGCCATCGCTCCACCCTCGTCGCTGCAGGAATCGACCGCTCAAATACCCGATGGAGTCAA AATGTCTCAGCTCACAGCCTATGGGGGAAGCTCGGTGGCCGCAAAAATTATGGCCAAATATGGATTCAAAGACGGGCAAGGGCTGGGTAAGCAGGAACAGGGCATGTCGATGGCCCTACAGGTGGAGAAAACTTCCAAAAGGGGAGGTAGGATTTTGCACGAAAAAGATATCGCAATGCCACCGCCTGAGGCAATTcctgcagcagcagcacagcCGGGTACTTCAACTACGCCACCTCCTGCAGGCGAACCGTCCATTACCGAGATTATGAAGTCGCCCAGCAAAGTGGTTCTGTTGAGG AACATGGTTGGGCCGGGTGACGTCGATGACGATCTGGAACCGGAGGTGAAGGACGAGTGTAACACCAAGTATGGGGACGTGGTGACTGTGGTCATCAACGAGATTCCCAATGTGGCCCCGGAAGAGTCGGTTCGCATTTTCGTCGAGTTTAAACGAATGGAAAGTGCCATCAAGGCGGTGGTCGATCTGAATGGGCGCTTCTTCGGTGGTCGACAGGTGCGAGCAGGTTTCTACAGCCAGGAACGGTTTGAAAATATGGACCTTTTGTAG
- the LOC129760312 gene encoding E3 ubiquitin-protein ligase RNF123, with amino-acid sequence MDFSGVVCTVFAGECPAVSNSTPDEDESSFISGRLAEIESWLDEKLANHPFREEEERVSVDPEGRLGPKRSIFDVTEDGSILVSKDKLTLQSQNAFSTVKANCCVYAGRWMYEVQLRSKGVMQIGWCSAHCRFTQDTGVGDTRYSYGLDGSKQRIWHVYTQKYGPFWRSGDIFGICVDMDEGKIEYYRNGTALGEAFKDIERGPGLALYPAVSLAFNDSLTANFGGSPLKHPIDGYRCLQDPPNMYLFQADYLLKYLVNLSGAISRQSQTSNYGESSKRTGISLESCYMLLASILIEKLAPLLANTYVVEDKVFKYIKGMCVLRSNAKVNESPIQPGSLESTLGSFLTLLWTYLEPEEMKHFLKKLLNFLANTYKETPLDLEYEKQRKIIVILTCICQHPQTRKYLLEYKFFRKNCLPLFLYTKPPDEATLEQLLPDDAIWTEGLGGSKDVYMTACDKLKAHTGVLYTLQKNLIHILLNNRDGDENCAPSSRKIFMEKLRKFVMDNNSEMRGLLVSSTQPAIGLSFLCTLLDVARTLWDEEVVQVEANNDQQQDGSGSGSSLQQTPFIDYRFFYDGTFKYTNVDRIGGVLSYLKKHFRTQLVARLGEKHPSLATVEQASDLRNEIAAFNAFLDSAIFLVSAGPNSSYSAVTRVASNIASEMQQHLQQQQQQQQGGESSGASRPVSGQGVPPNVPCSALDDRLSICDLLDCAVTFYFSVAHKYVVMIADLRDNISHLSDILLETKTNCDDVVHNLEELKRAACQGGNSGFSKTHEELMQELDTRFGQRKSIFAKRSMELARKQAWYRSVALGNHRRSLLCWLMEIIFKTVQGFSAEDDLFSFLPETYINVIPILLDTILDFSFHDIAIQHELSADRKLIDSAAEFLASHLADSRVILASCKDALIQALGSLTCHEAGIRSLEQCSHKSQQALIRALLRPYENRAWGQSNWLLLRFWLGDGFAYRESRPPCVWQSSKQPMRSLGLYRSRAKNGTHTGLLHLIAPACPSKHFQQMICEMLSKDEPYCTTFMNSVLSQLNWAFSEFIHILQDIQNASQRDDQQVVETKQLKICSMCFELTVSLMRALEMILTITPGLLQDVAGGKSEIILGRICQLVIQVLSRVTAPPGCFQFVMDLCLPDLSNVTHFTIISAAIGILLALMRNELLLEDTAGGSGVTKVPRISKHLLTDTSFHISSLEFALGEIKTPIATSSDEAPRGNFDPKMRAHIDPLTNEVRVPSPFRVLIGTKEIVPDPPIIKFNMADYPSHVSQEELNRVRRLIEFLQLRQTLLSEITVFSEESLCPICYAKQNSAVFHPCQHQSCENCIIQHLMNNKLCFYCKNIITKVDRSDGFVLYENNAPFIVPSLPQTTSSSQQTEDPNTGGEDEGDGPSDP; translated from the exons ATGGACTTTTCCGGTGTGGTTTGTACAGTATTTGCCGGGGAGTGTCCTGCCGTGTCCAATTCAACTCCGGATGAGGATGAATCGTCCTTTATTTCCGG TCGTCTAGCGGAGATCGAATCCTGGCTGGATGAAAAGCTTGCCAATCATCCGTTCCGGGAAGAGGAGGAACGCGTTTCGGTCGATCCGGAGGGAAGACTCGGTCCCAAGCGATCGATTTTTGATGTTACCGAGGATGGCTCGATTTTGGTATCCAAGGATAAGTTGACGCTGCAGTCGCAGAATGCCTTTTCGACCGTGAAAGCCAACTGTTGTGTCTATGCTGGGCGGTGGATGTATGAG GTTCAACTCCGTTCGAAGGGAGTGATGCAAATAGGGTGGTGCTCTGCCCATTGTAGATTTACTCAGGACACCGGTGTAGGCGATACCCGTTACAGTTACGGTTTGGACGGTAGTAAGCAACGAATTTGGCACGTCTACACCCAGAAGTATGGTCCCTTCTGGAGGTCGGGCGACATTTTCGGAATCTGTGTCGATATGGACGAGGGCAAAATAGAGTACTATCGGAATGGAACGGCCCTGGGTGAAGCTTTCAAGGACATCGAACGTGGTCCCGGTTTGGCGCTTTATCCAGCTGTTTCGCTTGCCTTCAACGACAGTCTCACTGCCAACTTCGGAGGGTCACCTTTGAAGCATCCCATCGATGGCTACCGATGCCTTCAGGACCCCCCGAATATGTATCTGTTTCAAGCAGACTACCTTCTGAAGTATCTTGTCAATTTGTCTGGTGCAATATCGCGACAGTCTCAGACTTCAAATTATGGCGAAAGCTCGAAACGAACCGGAATTTCATTGGAATCATGTTATATGCTTCTTGCTtcaattttaatagaaaaacttGCTCCGCTTCTAGCCAACACATACGTTGTTGAagataaagttttcaaatacattAAGGGCATGTGCGTTCTTCGAAGTAATGCTAAGGTAAACGAATCGCCAATCCAACCCGGTTCTCTAGAGAGCACTCTTGGCTCTTTCCTCACACTGCTTTGGACTTATTTGGAGCCGGAGGAgatgaaacattttttgaagaaactctTAAACTTTCTGGCCAATACCTACAAGGAAACGCCACTAGACCTAGAATATGAGAAACAACGAAAAATCATCGTCATTCTCACCTGCATATGTCAACATCCGCAGACGCGCAAATATTTGCTAGAGTACAAGTTCTTTCGCAAAAACTGTCTCCCGTTGTTCCTTTACACAAAACCGCCCGATGAGGCCACGCTGGAACAACTGCTACCAGACGATGCCATTTGGACCGAGGGCCTGGGTGGATCCAAGGACGTCTATATGACTGCGTGCGACAAGCTGAAAGCCCACACCGGTGTGCTGTACACACTGCAGAAAAATTTGATCCACATTTTGCTGAACAATCGCGATGGCGATGAAAATTGTGCTCCTTCGAGTCGCAAAATCTTCATGGAAAAGTTGCGCAAATTCGTGATGGATAACAACTCGGAAATGAGG GGTTTGCTAGTTTCCTCAACCCAACCAGCTATTGGGTTGTCCTTCCTGTGCACTCTGCTGGACGTTGCGCGTACCCTTTGGGACGAAGAAGTGGTGCAGGTGGAAGCAAATAACGACCAGCAGCAGGATGGTTCCGGTAGCGGATCATCCCTCCAGCAGACACCTTTTATTGATTATCGTTTCTTTTACGATGGTACCTTCAAATATACCAACGTGGATCGTATTGGTGGGGTGCTGTCCTATCTGAAGAAGCACTTCCGAACGCAATTGGTAGCCCGGCTAGGAGAAAAACATCCCAGTTTGGCCACCGTCGAACAGGCATCGGATTTGAGGAATGAAATCG CTGCATTCAACGCCTTTCTGGATTCAGCCATTTTCCTGGTTTCTGCGGGTCCTAATTCATCGTACTCGGCCGTTACACGAGTTGCTTCAAA CATTGCTTCCGAGATGCAACAACATcttcagcaacagcagcagcaacaacagggCGGCGAATCATCTGGCGCTAGTCGTCCTGTGAGTGGTCAAGGAGTTCCGCCCAACGTTCCCTGTTCTGCCCTAGATGATCGGCTGTCAATTTGCGATCTCTTGGATTGTGCGGTTACTTTCTATTTTTCGGTGGCTCACAAGTATGTGGTGATGATTGCCGATCTGCGGGATAACATAAGCCATCTGTCGGATATTTTGCTAGAGACGAAGACAAACTGCGACGACGTGGTGCACAATCTGGAGGAACTCAAACGAGCTGCTTGTCAAGGAGGAAATTCCGGCTTTAGTAAGACCCACGAGGAACTGATGCAGGAACTGGATACTAGATTCGGGCAGAGGAAAAGTATTTTCGCT AAACGTTCCATGGAATTGGCGAGGAAGCAGGCTTGGTACCGGTCGGTGGCGCTCGGAAATCATCGCCGAAGTTTGCTTTGCTGGTTGATGGAAATAATCTTCAAAACCGTGCAGGGTTTCAGCGCCGAAGATGATCTGTTCTCGTTTCTCCCGGAGACCTACATCAACGTGATACCCATCCTGCTGGATACAATTTTGGACTTCAGTTTCCACGACATTGCAATTCAGCATGAACTGAGCGCCGATCGGAAGCTTATTGATTCGGCGGCCGAATTCTTAGCCTCGCATTTAGCCGACTCACGGGTCATTTTGGCGTCTTGCAAAGATGCCTTGATTCAGGCCCTCGGGTCTCTAACTTGCCACGAAGCTGGTATCAGATCGCTGGAGCAGTGTTCGCATAAAAGTCAACAAGCACTAATACGAGCCTTGCTGCGACCCTACGAGAATCGAGCCTGGGGACAGAGCAACTGGTTACTGTTACGATTCTGGCTTGGTGATGGTTTCGCTTATAGAGAATCCAGACCACCCTGCGTTTGGCAATCTAGCAAGCAGCCCATGCGTTCACTGGGCTTGTATCGAAGCAGAGCCAAAAACGGAACTCACACCGGACTGCTACATCTGATTGCACCGGCCTGTCCTTCGAAACACTTTCAGCAGATGATTTGTGAAATGTTGAGCAAAGACGAACCTTACTGCACGACGTTCATGAACTCGGTGTTGTCTCAGCTGAATTGGGCCTTTTCGGAGTTTATCCACATTCTTCAAGAc attcaaaatgcTTCTCAGCGTGACGACCAACAAGTGGTGGAAACGAAACAGCTGAAGATATGTTCCATGTGCTTCGAACTGACGGTGTCGTTGATGCGTGCCCTCGAAATGATTCTGACCATAACACCGGGGTTGCTGCAGGACGTCGCTGGCGGAAAAAGTGAAATCATTCTTGGGCGTATTTGTCAG ttggtgattcAAGTGCTTTCGCGCGTTACCGCACCCCCGGGTTGTTTCCAGTTTGTGATGGACCTATGTTTGCCTGATCTAAGTAACGTCACCCACTTTACCATAATCAGCGCAGCCATCGGGATCCTTCTGGCGTTGATGCGCAACGAACTGCTCCTGGAAGATACGGCAGGTGGCAGTGGAGTCACAAAGGTCCCACGTATCTCGAAACACCTCCTAACGGATACCAGCTTTCACATCAGCAGCCTAGAGTTTGCCCTTGGAGAAATTAAAACTCCGATCGCCACTTCCAGCGATGAAGCTCCCAGGGGAAACTTCGATCCCAAAATGCGAGCCCACATTGATCCGTTGACCAATGAAGTGCGGGTGCCGTCTCCATTTCGGGTACTGATCGGTACCAAGGAAATCGTCCCGGATCCACCGATCATCAAGTTCAACATGGCTGATT ATCCAAGTCACGTGTCTCAGGAGGAGTTGAACAGGGTGcgaaggttgattgaatttttgcaaCTGCGGCAAACGTTGCTATCGGAGATAACGGTGTTTTCGGAAGAATCCCTGTGTCCGATTTGCTACGCGAAACAGAACTCGGCCGTTTTTCATCCCTGTCAGCATCAATCGTGCGA GAATTGCATAATCCAGCATTTGATGAACAACAAGCTTTGCTTTTACTGTAAGAACATTATAACAAAGGTGGACCGATCGGACGGATTCGTCCTGTATGAAAACAATGCTCCCTTCATTGTACCATCACTGCCACAAACGACGAGCTCATCGCAACAAACCGAAGACCCCAACACGGGCGGCGAAGACGAAGGAGATGGACCGAGTGACCCTTAA
- the LOC129760310 gene encoding uncharacterized protein LOC129760310, which produces MDVCTFGSTCSPASAQFVKNLNATIQAKDYPEASKAIICDTYVDDYLASFSSQDEAAKIRLINKNGGFDLHHWRSNSPAVMGVLNEKQSVEKKNLSVIDSTNTERVLGLLWDPSTDELSFSTEMKPEVHHLIQQNKNPTKRQVLRCVMSLYDPLGILAPYTIHGRILIQELWRSKIGWDEPLKPEAYNRWTQWFRVIEHISNIRISRCYFPCADIATYENTELHVFVDASEVAYCCVLYLRTFNHEADPQCSLITAKAKVAPLKPWSIPRLELQACLWGAHQTKFVKENHSLIISRTILWTDSKTALSWIQADPRNYRPFVSNRVVEIQELTSEYEWRWIPSRCNPADEATKWGSGPYFTQESKWFSGPEFLKEPESKWPSLKENHTITTEEIRASALHHICDQSLICYENFSSWEKLQRTIAFMLRLFRNAKKGSVKQTGDLQQSELLAAEEAIFKQVQKEVYADEIIALESTSLKKGIPNVIQKESKIYKMSPHLDEKGILRQNSRIKAAQNIAYSVKFPIILPNNHKACELLADRYHRIFRHGNAETIVNEMRQIYAIDGLRVLVKRVGKECQLCMIRRAQPALPPMAPLPPARLAHHERPFTFTGLDYFGPLLVKLGRANVKRWIALFTCLTTRAVHLEIAFTLTTASCISCVRRFVGRRGSPYEFLSDNGTNFQGADRILRTQISQGLLATFTSSSTKWTFIPPGAPHMGGAWERLVQSVKRAMNYAYSDEKLDDEGLMTLVIEVESMVNARPLTYLPIDSEETEALTPNHFLLLSSSGAKYDREIIDKTQQRLAESGNSYRIHLLGRSWDNIQNQLDRFWTRWIKEYLPVIRRQSKWFENVKPLEEGDVVMVIDPAKRKGWERGRVLQLIRNPDGIARQAMIRTSSGDHKRPMSRLALLDVKGRAIPENVETHQGETVAKPPAHLATLDK; this is translated from the coding sequence ATGGACGTATGTACCTTTGGAAGTACATGCTCCCCGGCCTCCGCACAGTTTGTGAAAAACTTGAATGCTACCATCCAGGCAAAGGACTATCCGGAAGCATCTAAGGCCATCATATGTGATACCTATGTTGACGACTACCTGGCGAGTTTTAGTTCTCAGGACGAAGCAGCCAAAATTCGCCTTATCAATAAAAATGGAGGATTCGATCTACATCATTGGAGATCAAATAGTCCAGCCGTGATGGGGGTTCTCAACGAAAAACAATCCGTCGAGAAAAAGAATCTCAGTGTAATTGATAGCACCAACACAGAGCGTGTGCTAGGACTACTGTGGGATCCTTCCACCGATGAGCTAAGTTTTTCGACCGAAATGAAACCAGAAGTGCATCATCTTATCCAGCAGAATAAAAATCCTACCAAACGACAAGTCTTGCGCTGCGTCATGTCACTTTACGATCCATTGGGGATCCTTGCTCCGTACACCATACACGGCAGAATTTTAATCCAGGAGTTATGGCGCTCAAAGATTGGTTGGGATGAACCTTTGAAGCCTGAAGCTTATAATCGCTGGACACAGTGGTTTCGTGTCATTGAACATATATCAAACATCCGTATTTCGAGATGTTACTTTCCCTGTGCTGATATTGCAACTTATGAAAACACCGAATTACACGTGTTCGTTGATGCCAGTGAGGTCGCGTACTGCTGCGTATTGTATCTTAGAACGTTCAACCATGAGGCAGATCCTCAATGCAGCCTCATCACAGCTAAGGCCAAGGTAGCTCCACTTAAACCGTGGTCTATACCACGCCTTGAGCTCCAAGCATGCCTTTGGGGTGCGCACCAGACGAAATTCGTGAAAGAAAATCATAGTCTTATAATATCAAGAACAATTCTTTGGACAGACTCCAAGACAGCATTGTCCTGGATACAAGCGGACCCACGCAATTATCGACCGTTTGTGTCTAATAGAGTTGTCGAAATTCAAGAACTGACTTCAGAATATGAATGGAGATGGATCCCGAGCAGATGTAATCCGGCAGACGAAGCGACAAAGTGGGGTTCAGGACCGTACTTCACTCAAGAAAGCAAGTGGTTCAGCGGCCCCGAATTCCTCAAAGAACCGGAAAGCAAGTGGCCGTCCCTAAAAGAAAATCATACAATCACCACCGAAGAAATCCGAGCCTCCGCTCTGCATCATATCTGCGATCAGTCTTTGATTTGTTACGAAAATTTTAGCTCCTGGGAAAAGTTACAACGCACAATCGCTTTCATGCTACGTCTTTTCAGGAATGCTAAGAAAGGAAGCGTTAAACAAACTGGAGATCTACAACAATCCGAACTGCTAGCAGCAGAAGAAGCAATCTTCAAGCAAGTTCAGAAAGAAGTCTATGCGGATGAGATTATTGCTCTTGAAAGTACATCCCTGAAGAAAGGAATACCGAACGTGATCCAGAAAGAAAGCAAAATCTACAAGATGTCGCCTCACTTGGACGAAAAAGGAATATTGCGGCAAAATAGTCGAATTAAAGCAGCCCAAAATATCGCCTACAGCGTAAAGTTTCCAATTATTTTGCCCAACAATCACAAGGCCTGTGAACTCCTGGCGGACCGCTACCACCGCATCTTTCGCCATGGCAATGCAGAAACTATCGTGAACGAGATGAGACAAATCTATGCTATTGATGGATTGCGAGTGCTAGTTAAGAGAGTCGGTAAGGAATGTCAGCTATGTATGATACGTCGAGCCCAACCAGCCCTACCTCCTATGGCACCACTTCCACCAGCACGACTTGCACACCACGAACGACCATTCACGTTTACGGGATTGGACTATTTTGGTCCATTACTTGTCAAACTCGGTAGAGCAAATGTTAAACGTTGGATTGCTCTATTTACATGCCTAACGACTCGAGCTGTACACTTAGAGATAGCTTTCACACTCACAACTGCATCGTGTATATCCTGCGTTCGTCGCTTTGTTGGTCGTCGGGGCTCGCCTTACGAGTTCTTGAGCGATAACGGTACAAACTTTCAGGGAGCAGACCGAATACTTAGAACACAGATAAGTCAGGGATTACTTGCCACGTTTACTAGCAGCAGTACTAAGTGGACCTTTATACCACCGGGAGCTCCCCATATGGGAGGAGCTTGGGAGCGCTTAGTTCAATCGGTTAAGCGCGCGATGAATTACGCCTACAGCGACGAGAAGCTTGATGACGAGGGACTGATGACACTGGTCATAGAGGTGGAGAGCATGGTGAACGCGAGACCACTGACTTACCTGCCAATAGATTCGGAAGAAACAGAGGCCCTGACCCCTAACCACTTCCTTCTACTAAGTTCAAGCGGAGCGAAGTACGATCGTGAAATTATAGACAAAACCCAACAAAGGCTCGCTGAATCCGGAAATTCATATCGAATACACCTTCTTGGACGTTCGTGGGACAACATTCAGAATCAACTCGACAGATTCTGGACCCGCTGGATTAAGGAATACCTCCCTGTGATCAGACGACAATCGAAGTGGTTCGAGAACGTGAAGCCATTAGAAGAGGGCGATGTCGTGATGGTGATAGATCCTGCGAAGAGGAAAGGATGGGAAAGAGGCAGAGTTTTACAACTGATACGGAATCCGGATGGGATCGCGAGACAGGCGATGATAAGAACTTCAAGTGGTGATCACAAACGCCCGATGTCCAGACTGGCGCTCTTAGATGTCAAAGGTCGTGCGATTCCGGAAAACGTCGAAACACACCAGGGGGAGACTGTCGCCAAACCACCAGCTCATCTGGCGACACTGGATAAAtag